From the Leptolyngbya sp. O-77 genome, one window contains:
- a CDS encoding SH3 domain-containing protein, with amino-acid sequence MRVKHWIAGGVAACSALVIAATAALAQVATVTVDELNVRRGPGTSHPVTFVLREGDRVEIIRRQGSWAFVVGERGGEGWVFAQYLSASAPPPRPSPSPSPTNDVFRSTGTIDNARYDGSGEAQLVIGRQNRDGSISLTSGRFSIEYIGTVRSNFEGAVELQVNQFRSSEMGYRTVPASGTCNIQTSGGTSISRSFCSVTGSGIDHGRSNFTSR; translated from the coding sequence ATGCGTGTGAAACATTGGATTGCGGGCGGTGTTGCGGCCTGCTCAGCGCTGGTCATTGCGGCAACTGCTGCACTGGCTCAGGTGGCAACGGTGACGGTTGATGAGCTGAACGTACGTCGGGGCCCGGGCACGAGCCACCCCGTAACTTTTGTACTGCGCGAGGGCGATCGCGTCGAGATCATCCGCCGCCAGGGTAGTTGGGCCTTTGTAGTGGGCGAGCGCGGCGGCGAGGGCTGGGTCTTTGCCCAATACCTGTCTGCCAGCGCTCCCCCGCCCCGCCCTTCGCCCTCGCCCAGCCCAACCAACGACGTATTTCGCAGCACGGGCACGATCGACAATGCCCGCTATGACGGATCTGGCGAGGCTCAGCTTGTGATTGGTCGCCAAAACCGCGATGGTTCTATCAGCCTTACGAGTGGGCGCTTCAGCATCGAATACATTGGCACGGTGCGTAGCAACTTTGAAGGCGCGGTGGAGCTTCAGGTCAACCAGTTTCGCTCGTCTGAGATGGGCTATCGCACGGTTCCTGCATCTGGCACTTGCAATATCCAGACTAGCGGCGGCACGTCAATCAGCCGCAGTTTTTGCAGCGTGACTGGCTCAGGCATCGACCACGGACGCAGCAACTTTACTAGCCGGTAA
- a CDS encoding Gfo/Idh/MocA family protein, translated as MTLSEIGVAVVGTGFGQKIHIPGFQIHHQTKLVAVQHRDRPKAEAIAQAHNIPHACQSVEEVVALPEVQAVSITTPPFLHYEQAKTVLNAGKHLLLEKPTAMSLAEAEELRDIAQARGLVAALDFEFRFVPAWMRLAELLAEGFVGQKRLVKVDWLVSGRADANRPWNWYARKDQGGGALGALGSHTFDYLRWLFGPATRLCGSLSTTIPTRPDPATGEPKPVDSDDTGRIWLELADGTPVQITLSTVTFQGRGHWVEVYGDRGTLILGSDHQTDYVHGFKLWAAPPGQPLTEVEIPERLAFPQTYPDGRLAPFIRVVDSWVRAIAQEPSPMPTLADGVYSQRLIDRTHESHQKGGWVSL; from the coding sequence ATGACTTTATCTGAAATTGGCGTGGCCGTGGTGGGCACGGGGTTTGGGCAAAAGATCCATATCCCCGGCTTCCAGATTCATCATCAAACGAAATTGGTGGCAGTGCAGCACCGCGATCGCCCCAAGGCAGAGGCGATCGCCCAGGCGCACAACATTCCCCACGCCTGCCAGAGTGTAGAAGAAGTCGTTGCGCTGCCAGAGGTGCAGGCAGTCAGCATTACCACACCGCCGTTTTTGCACTATGAGCAGGCGAAAACCGTGCTGAACGCGGGCAAACATTTGCTGCTCGAAAAGCCCACAGCAATGTCGCTGGCAGAGGCAGAGGAACTGCGGGACATAGCACAGGCAAGGGGACTCGTTGCGGCGCTAGATTTTGAGTTCCGCTTTGTGCCCGCCTGGATGCGGCTGGCAGAACTGCTAGCCGAAGGGTTCGTCGGGCAAAAGCGTTTGGTAAAAGTGGACTGGCTGGTGAGCGGTCGCGCTGATGCCAATCGCCCCTGGAACTGGTACGCCCGCAAAGACCAGGGCGGCGGCGCACTGGGGGCGCTCGGTTCCCACACGTTCGACTATTTGCGCTGGCTGTTTGGCCCGGCGACGCGGCTCTGCGGTAGCCTCAGCACCACCATTCCCACCCGTCCTGACCCTGCTACGGGTGAACCAAAACCTGTCGATTCAGACGATACCGGTCGGATCTGGCTAGAACTGGCAGACGGCACGCCCGTGCAAATCACCCTTAGCACCGTCACGTTTCAGGGGCGCGGGCATTGGGTGGAAGTGTATGGCGATCGCGGCACGCTGATTCTCGGCAGCGACCACCAAACCGACTATGTGCATGGCTTTAAGCTCTGGGCAGCGCCGCCGGGCCAGCCGCTCACCGAAGTGGAAATTCCTGAGCGCCTCGCGTTTCCTCAAACCTATCCCGACGGTCGCCTCGCGCCGTTTATTCGGGTGGTGGATAGCTGGGTGCGGGCGATCGCCCAGGAACCCTCCCCCATGCCCACGCTGGCCGATGGGGTCTATTCGCAGCGGCTAATCGACCGCACCCACGAATCCCATCAAAAAGGAGGCTGGGTGAGCCTGTAG